In Humulus lupulus chromosome 7, drHumLupu1.1, whole genome shotgun sequence, the following are encoded in one genomic region:
- the LOC133790323 gene encoding putative disease resistance protein At1g50180 isoform X2 → MRAFLKDADACVRNGDERVSVLVVQIRENSYALEDVIETYVFRVANNEGVGAIRRVLKWSARIIDVYKVGSKIKGISSNIDTWTSELEKYGVQKSMDQAAEASSSNVQERRQLRQAYSHVEDNHVVGFDKDIEELVALLTEQKNPHKPYKVISVCGMGGLGKTTLARKVYQHPQVRTHFDCYAWASISQQCNTREVLEGILFAFTSTNKERREEIRTTSDVELAKQLHDFQKQKKCLVLLDDIWTTKTWDLLKHAFPQGDTDSKILLTTRNKDVALHVDQGGFIHEPHFLSDKESWELFQKKYFCAGMDPSNSDSDDNERKKELAVEMLKKCAGLPLAIIVLAGLLSKKHTIYEWEQMKRNIVRCIGEGEQHEDSKYRSVWGVLGLSYSELPCHLKPCFLYLSRYAEDAVIRVKELCLILIAEGFISLRGSCMETMEDEAYDCLSELVERSMIQVKEMSSTGRIKSFCIHDLMRDLCVSKARDENFLHFMDLRNKVEEPIESVSTVPITNVRRLAIYCVRESTDNVFVHMVRNIDGSLRYLFVPVCNRIAFEGVLRLVCNRFLMLRVLIIDDIPYFIQTTTLPKEIGNLIHLRLFSMPNSLIKMIPSYFGNWRCLQTLRVCTVYDKIPNSMCKLEQLRHLYFYSESTVVGIGEFLRSTKSRNLLQTLVGIRTKHLVLSDLLQLKNLKKLAIHVDGNFDSFLHNPQTLTFTRLVSLRLRLTDIFNDVKIDIVPLILSCPQIYKLRLDSSVVRLPQVNQFSPNLIKLRLFNLRLEDDPMPTLEKLPKLRVLVIGRFSFMGDEMVCSRGGFNRLESLELNNLYRLKEWKVEESALSRLGYLRIEECRGLRRVPDGLRNILTRHICLRNSKKGWRKEERISIKSSTSHLVCLSTVIEIGCNGIVFELYNQINIWRIGLPACSIKSGLCFCLF, encoded by the exons ATGAGGGCTTTCTTAAAAGACGCAGATGCTTGTGTTAGAAATGGTGATGAGAGGGTTAGCGTTTTGGTTGTCCAAATCAGAGAAAATTCTTATGCCTTGGAGGATGTTATTGAAACTTACGTCTTCAGAGTGGCTAATAATGAGGGTGTTGGAGCTATCAGACGTGTACTGAAATGGTCAGCTCGCATTATTGATGTCTACAAAGTTGGATCAAAGATAAAGGGGATCTCATCAAACATTGATACTTGGACGTCAGAATTAGAAAAATATGGAGTGCAGAAATCAATGGACCAGGCAGCAGAAGCTTCTTCAAGCAATGTCCAAGAGCGAAGACAGTTGAGGCAAGCTTATTCTCATGTTGAAGACAACCATGTTGTTGGATTCGACAAAGACATCGAAGAGTTGGTAGCCCTTTTGACTGAACAAAAGAACCCTCATAAGCCTTATAAGGTGATCTCTGTGTGTGGGATGGGTGGTTTGGGGAAGACCACTCTTGCAAGAAAGGTTTATCAACATCCCCAAGTCAGGACTCACTTTGATTGTTATGCTTGGGCTTCAATATCTCAGCAATGTAATACTCGTGAAGTCTTGGAAGGAATTTTATTTGCTTTCACTTCTACAAACaaggaaagaagagaagaaatCAGAACCACAAGTGATGTTGAATTAGCCAAGCAGCTTCACGACTTTCAGAAACAGAAGAAATGTCTGGTGCTCCTTGATGATATATGGACCACTAAAACTTGGGATCTTCTAAAACATGCATTCCCTCAAGGAGACACAGATAGCAAGATCTTACTCACCACTCGGAATAAGGATGTAGCTTTGCATGTGGATCAAGGTGGTTTCATCCATGAACCTCATTTTCTCAGTGACAAGGAGAGCTGGGAGCTGTTTCAGAAAAAGTACTTCTGTGCTGGAATGGATCCATCAA ATTCAGACTCGGATGATAATGAAAGGAAGAAAGAACTAGCGGTTGAGATGCTTAAAAAGTGCGCTGGTTTGCCATTAGCCATCATCGTGCTCGCTGGGCTTCTGTCTAAGAAACACACCATATATGAGTGGGAGCAGATGAAAAGAAACATAGTGCGCTGCATAGGTGAAGGTGAACAACATGAAGACTCAAAATACCGTAGTGTTTGGGGGGTGTTAGGTTTGAGTTACAGTGAGTTACCATGTCACTTGAAGCCTTGTTTTTTGTACTTGTCTCGCTACGCTGAAGATGCTGTGATAAGAGTAAAAGAGTTATGCCTTATACTCATAGCAGAAGGTTTTATATCATTAAGAGGAAGTTGTATGGAAACCATGGAGGATGAGGCATATGATTGCTTAAGTGAGTTGGTGGAGAGGAGCATGATTCAGGTCAAAGAAATGAGTTCAACAGGAAGGATAAAATCATTTTGCATTCATGATCTCATGAGAGATTTGTGCGTGTCTAAAGCTCGAGATGAAAACTTTCTACATTTTATGGATTTGAGGAATAAAGTGGAAGAGCCAATTGAATCAGTGTCTACTGTCCCGATAACAAATGTACGAAGACTTGCCATTTATTGTGTTCGTGAAAGTACTGATAATGTTTTTGTTCATATGGTTCGAAATATAGATGGCTCTCTGAGGTACCTTTTTGTACCTGTTTGCAATCGCATTGCGTTCGAAGGAGTATTGAGACTTGTCTGCAATCGCTTTCTGATGCTTAGAGTTCTGATCATTGATGACATCCCGTATTTTATACAAACCACCACGTTGCCTAAAGAAATTGGAAATCTTATCCACCTAAGGTTATTTAGTATGCCTAACAGCCTAATAAAAATGATTCCTTCTTATTTTGGGAATTGGAGATGCCTGCAAACTTTGAGAGTGTGTACCGTATATGATAAAATACCAAATTCAATGTGCAAGTTGGAACAGTTGAGGCATCTATATTTTTATAGTGAATCTACGGTCGTAGGAATTGGTGAATTCTTGAGGTCAACTAAGTCTAGAAATTTATTACAGACATTGGTAGGTATTCGTACCAAGCATCTTGTTCTGAGTGATTTGCTACAGCTGAAGAATCTCAAGAAATTAGCAATTCATGTGGATGGAAATTTTGACTCATTCTTACACAATCCCCAAACTCTCACATTCACTCGTCTTGTGTCTTTACGATTACGACTGACAGATATTTTTAATGACGTGAAGATAGATATTGTTCCTTTGATTTTAAGCTGTCCTCAAATTTATAAGCTTAGACTGGACTCGTCTGTAGTAAGATTACCACAAGTCAACCAATTCTCCCCAAATCTTATAAAGTTAAGATTGTTTAATCTGAGACTTGAGGATGATCCAATGCCAACATTAGAAAAGCTACCAAAATTAAGAGTCCTTGTCATTGGTAGGTTTAGCTTTATGGGGGATGAGATGGTGTGCTCAAGAGGAGGTTTCAATCGACTTGAATCTCTTGAGCTTAATAATCTATATCGCTTAAAAGAGTGGAAGGTGGAGGAGAGTGCATTGTCTAGACTTGGCTATTTGCGTATTGAAGAATGCAGGGGATTGAGGAGAGTTCCAGATGGATTAAGAAACATTCTTACACGTCACATATGCCTAAGAAATTCAAAAAAGGGATGGAGGAAGGAGGAGAGGATTTCAATAAAGTCAAGCACGTCACATCTCGTGTGTTTATCAACTGTTATAGAG ATTGGGTGTAATGGTATCGTCTTTGAACTATACAATCAAATCAACATTTGGAGGATTGGTTTACCAGCGTGTTCAATAAAATCTGGATtgtgtttttgtttgttttaa
- the LOC133790323 gene encoding putative disease resistance protein At1g50180 isoform X1, with product MVDAIVSFVIKRLGDLQINEAKFLYGVKGQVENAKIKLQCMRAFLKDADACVRNGDERVSVLVVQIRENSYALEDVIETYVFRVANNEGVGAIRRVLKWSARIIDVYKVGSKIKGISSNIDTWTSELEKYGVQKSMDQAAEASSSNVQERRQLRQAYSHVEDNHVVGFDKDIEELVALLTEQKNPHKPYKVISVCGMGGLGKTTLARKVYQHPQVRTHFDCYAWASISQQCNTREVLEGILFAFTSTNKERREEIRTTSDVELAKQLHDFQKQKKCLVLLDDIWTTKTWDLLKHAFPQGDTDSKILLTTRNKDVALHVDQGGFIHEPHFLSDKESWELFQKKYFCAGMDPSNSDSDDNERKKELAVEMLKKCAGLPLAIIVLAGLLSKKHTIYEWEQMKRNIVRCIGEGEQHEDSKYRSVWGVLGLSYSELPCHLKPCFLYLSRYAEDAVIRVKELCLILIAEGFISLRGSCMETMEDEAYDCLSELVERSMIQVKEMSSTGRIKSFCIHDLMRDLCVSKARDENFLHFMDLRNKVEEPIESVSTVPITNVRRLAIYCVRESTDNVFVHMVRNIDGSLRYLFVPVCNRIAFEGVLRLVCNRFLMLRVLIIDDIPYFIQTTTLPKEIGNLIHLRLFSMPNSLIKMIPSYFGNWRCLQTLRVCTVYDKIPNSMCKLEQLRHLYFYSESTVVGIGEFLRSTKSRNLLQTLVGIRTKHLVLSDLLQLKNLKKLAIHVDGNFDSFLHNPQTLTFTRLVSLRLRLTDIFNDVKIDIVPLILSCPQIYKLRLDSSVVRLPQVNQFSPNLIKLRLFNLRLEDDPMPTLEKLPKLRVLVIGRFSFMGDEMVCSRGGFNRLESLELNNLYRLKEWKVEESALSRLGYLRIEECRGLRRVPDGLRNILTRHICLRNSKKGWRKEERISIKSSTSHLVCLSTVIEIGCNGIVFELYNQINIWRIGLPACSIKSGLCFCLF from the exons ATGGTTGATGCTATTGTTTCGTTTGTGATTAAAAGGCTTGGAGACTTGCAAATTAATGAAGCCAAGTTCTTGTATGGAGTCAAAGGCCAAGTCGAGAATGCAAAGATCAAGCTGCAATGTATGAGGGCTTTCTTAAAAGACGCAGATGCTTGTGTTAGAAATGGTGATGAGAGGGTTAGCGTTTTGGTTGTCCAAATCAGAGAAAATTCTTATGCCTTGGAGGATGTTATTGAAACTTACGTCTTCAGAGTGGCTAATAATGAGGGTGTTGGAGCTATCAGACGTGTACTGAAATGGTCAGCTCGCATTATTGATGTCTACAAAGTTGGATCAAAGATAAAGGGGATCTCATCAAACATTGATACTTGGACGTCAGAATTAGAAAAATATGGAGTGCAGAAATCAATGGACCAGGCAGCAGAAGCTTCTTCAAGCAATGTCCAAGAGCGAAGACAGTTGAGGCAAGCTTATTCTCATGTTGAAGACAACCATGTTGTTGGATTCGACAAAGACATCGAAGAGTTGGTAGCCCTTTTGACTGAACAAAAGAACCCTCATAAGCCTTATAAGGTGATCTCTGTGTGTGGGATGGGTGGTTTGGGGAAGACCACTCTTGCAAGAAAGGTTTATCAACATCCCCAAGTCAGGACTCACTTTGATTGTTATGCTTGGGCTTCAATATCTCAGCAATGTAATACTCGTGAAGTCTTGGAAGGAATTTTATTTGCTTTCACTTCTACAAACaaggaaagaagagaagaaatCAGAACCACAAGTGATGTTGAATTAGCCAAGCAGCTTCACGACTTTCAGAAACAGAAGAAATGTCTGGTGCTCCTTGATGATATATGGACCACTAAAACTTGGGATCTTCTAAAACATGCATTCCCTCAAGGAGACACAGATAGCAAGATCTTACTCACCACTCGGAATAAGGATGTAGCTTTGCATGTGGATCAAGGTGGTTTCATCCATGAACCTCATTTTCTCAGTGACAAGGAGAGCTGGGAGCTGTTTCAGAAAAAGTACTTCTGTGCTGGAATGGATCCATCAA ATTCAGACTCGGATGATAATGAAAGGAAGAAAGAACTAGCGGTTGAGATGCTTAAAAAGTGCGCTGGTTTGCCATTAGCCATCATCGTGCTCGCTGGGCTTCTGTCTAAGAAACACACCATATATGAGTGGGAGCAGATGAAAAGAAACATAGTGCGCTGCATAGGTGAAGGTGAACAACATGAAGACTCAAAATACCGTAGTGTTTGGGGGGTGTTAGGTTTGAGTTACAGTGAGTTACCATGTCACTTGAAGCCTTGTTTTTTGTACTTGTCTCGCTACGCTGAAGATGCTGTGATAAGAGTAAAAGAGTTATGCCTTATACTCATAGCAGAAGGTTTTATATCATTAAGAGGAAGTTGTATGGAAACCATGGAGGATGAGGCATATGATTGCTTAAGTGAGTTGGTGGAGAGGAGCATGATTCAGGTCAAAGAAATGAGTTCAACAGGAAGGATAAAATCATTTTGCATTCATGATCTCATGAGAGATTTGTGCGTGTCTAAAGCTCGAGATGAAAACTTTCTACATTTTATGGATTTGAGGAATAAAGTGGAAGAGCCAATTGAATCAGTGTCTACTGTCCCGATAACAAATGTACGAAGACTTGCCATTTATTGTGTTCGTGAAAGTACTGATAATGTTTTTGTTCATATGGTTCGAAATATAGATGGCTCTCTGAGGTACCTTTTTGTACCTGTTTGCAATCGCATTGCGTTCGAAGGAGTATTGAGACTTGTCTGCAATCGCTTTCTGATGCTTAGAGTTCTGATCATTGATGACATCCCGTATTTTATACAAACCACCACGTTGCCTAAAGAAATTGGAAATCTTATCCACCTAAGGTTATTTAGTATGCCTAACAGCCTAATAAAAATGATTCCTTCTTATTTTGGGAATTGGAGATGCCTGCAAACTTTGAGAGTGTGTACCGTATATGATAAAATACCAAATTCAATGTGCAAGTTGGAACAGTTGAGGCATCTATATTTTTATAGTGAATCTACGGTCGTAGGAATTGGTGAATTCTTGAGGTCAACTAAGTCTAGAAATTTATTACAGACATTGGTAGGTATTCGTACCAAGCATCTTGTTCTGAGTGATTTGCTACAGCTGAAGAATCTCAAGAAATTAGCAATTCATGTGGATGGAAATTTTGACTCATTCTTACACAATCCCCAAACTCTCACATTCACTCGTCTTGTGTCTTTACGATTACGACTGACAGATATTTTTAATGACGTGAAGATAGATATTGTTCCTTTGATTTTAAGCTGTCCTCAAATTTATAAGCTTAGACTGGACTCGTCTGTAGTAAGATTACCACAAGTCAACCAATTCTCCCCAAATCTTATAAAGTTAAGATTGTTTAATCTGAGACTTGAGGATGATCCAATGCCAACATTAGAAAAGCTACCAAAATTAAGAGTCCTTGTCATTGGTAGGTTTAGCTTTATGGGGGATGAGATGGTGTGCTCAAGAGGAGGTTTCAATCGACTTGAATCTCTTGAGCTTAATAATCTATATCGCTTAAAAGAGTGGAAGGTGGAGGAGAGTGCATTGTCTAGACTTGGCTATTTGCGTATTGAAGAATGCAGGGGATTGAGGAGAGTTCCAGATGGATTAAGAAACATTCTTACACGTCACATATGCCTAAGAAATTCAAAAAAGGGATGGAGGAAGGAGGAGAGGATTTCAATAAAGTCAAGCACGTCACATCTCGTGTGTTTATCAACTGTTATAGAG ATTGGGTGTAATGGTATCGTCTTTGAACTATACAATCAAATCAACATTTGGAGGATTGGTTTACCAGCGTGTTCAATAAAATCTGGATtgtgtttttgtttgttttaa
- the LOC133789658 gene encoding G-type lectin S-receptor-like serine/threonine-protein kinase RLK1, which produces MTLSSQLVSFLLIPLLFFLSTNYVFAQTNNGKVNLGASLFAAENSSPWLSQNGDFAFGFRQLRNQDHDILFLVCIWYANIPDKTIVWHANGLLLTNPQGQELWKSESIVGDTARGVMSDEGNFIIEDNYSEKLWESFKYPTDTVLPSQVLDIGQVLSSHQSETNFSKGRFQFCLRKDGNVVLKTINLPSDLANEPYYASNITGGRSNPMTATTQAVFNESGYLYVSIGNSEMFNLTQGRVVSPRDNYIRATVSFDGVFTQCFHPKKFSSNVSWTPLWSIPNNICLSTYVSAGIGVCGYNAICSLKEDKRPKCECLEGYSLINPNDSYGSCKPDFIQGCKEDELISSGKDAYDVVELRNGGWPGSADYMKISSSTRETCKDSCLNDCLCVAAVLRGGTCWKKRFPLSNGRVDNTNPSIAFIKILKVNSTFPTLFVPKVIKKNQNGLIHVILGILSGSVCVNLMLLGAICMGILFTRKKKSERSPSPQDDPASNLQCYSYKVIIMQRHNP; this is translated from the coding sequence ATGACTCTGTCTTCTCAACTTGTATCATTCCTTCTTATTCCCTTGCTCTTTTTTCTGTCAACAAACTATGTTTTTGCTCAAACCAATAATGGCAAAGTGAACTTGGGAGCTTCCCTCTTTGCAGCAGAGAATTCTTCCCCTTGGCTCTCTCAGAATGGCGATTTTGCTTTCGGGTTTCGTCAGCTTAGAAACCAAGATCATGATATCCTCTTCTTGGTGTGCATATGGTATGCCAACATACCTGACAAAACCATAGTTTGGCATGCAAATGGGCTTTTGTTGACTAATCCTCAAGGCCAAGAGCTATGGAAATCAGAGTCCATTGTTGGAGACACTGCTCGTGGGGTCATGAGTGATGAAGGCAACTTCATTATTGAAGATAACTACTCAGAGAAGTTATGGGAAAGCTTTAAGTATCCAACTGATACCGTTTTGCCAAGTCAAGTATTGGACATTGGACAAGTCCTTTCATCTCATCAATCAGAGACTAACTTTTCCAAAGGAAGGTTCCAGTTTTGTTTACGAAAAGATGGGAATGTTGTGCTCAAGACAATAAACTTGCCTTCTGACTTGGCCAATGAACCTTATTATGCAAGTAACATCACTGGTGGAAGATCTAATCCAATGACTGCAACCACACAGGCAGTCTTCAATGAGTCAGGTTACTTGTATGTTTCAATAGGGAATAGCGAGATGTTCAATCTGACACAAGGAAGAGTAGTGTCACCAAGGGACAACTACATTCGAGCAACAGTTAGTTTTGATGGAGTTTTCACACAATGTTTTCATCCTAAGAAATTCAGTAGCAATGTAAGTTGGACACCTCTTTGGTCTATACCAAATAACATTTGCCTTTCAACCTATGTTTCAGCGGGTATTGGAGTTTGTGGGTATAATGCCATTTGCAGCCTCAAGGAAGATAAGAGACCAAAGTGTGAATGCTTAGAAGGGTACTCTCTAATCAATCCTAATGACAGTTATGGAAGTTGTAAACCAGATTTTATACAAGGCTGCAAAGAAGATGAGCTAATTAGTTCTGGGAAAGATGCATATGATGTTGTGGAGCTCAGGAATGGTGGTTGGCCGGGATCAGCTGATTACATGAAAATATCATCTTCCACTAGAGAAACCTGCAAAGATTCTTGCTTGAATGACTGTTTATGTGTTGCTGCTGTTCTCAGAGGAGGTACCTGTTGGAAGAAGAGGTTTCCTTTGTCAAATGGGAGAGTGGATAATACTAATCCATCTATTGCTTTCATCAAAATTCTCAAGGTTAACTCTACTTTTCCAACTTTATTTGTACCGAAAGTGATCAAGAAAAACCAGAATGGTTTGATCCATGTTATACTAGGAATATTAAGTGGATCTGTATGTGTTAACTTAATGTTACTTGGTGCAATTTGTATGGGGATTTTGTTCACTCGCAAGAAGAAGAGTGAAAGGTCTCCATCTCCACAAGATGATCCTGCATCGAATTTGCAATGCTATAGCTACAAAGTGATAATTATGCAAAGACACAATCCATAA